Proteins encoded in a region of the Megalops cyprinoides isolate fMegCyp1 chromosome 3, fMegCyp1.pri, whole genome shotgun sequence genome:
- the LOC118774546 gene encoding solute carrier family 22 member 5-like produces the protein MRDYDQDTAFLGQWGSFQRVVFFLLCTSTIPNGFSAFSVIFLGDSPPHWCLIPESANISAEWRRASIPTEVVNGEIEHSRCRRYRLDLIANFSARNLVPGQDVNLTDVQQEGCVDGWTYSNGTYQSTIVTEFDLVCSDQWKQPFTSSVYFLGVLCGSFFSGQLSDRIKLWLGCELHLVAYCSNKSPPCLKSQSCALCRFGRKPVLFMTMAVQTLFTFVQVFSPSWEVFSILFFIVGLGQISNYVAAFVLGTEILTGSVRVLYSSLGVCLFFAFGYMMLPFIAFFIRDWRTLLVALSVPGLAYIPLWWFIPESPRWLLTQGRVQEAEAILRDAARRNGVTPPEFVFTPTEGEERTCKRGESHSFLDLLRSRNIRHTTVILFLVWWTLSMGYFGLSLNTSHLHGNPYLNCFISAAIEVPAYVASWLALRYLPRRLCSSASMLLGGGVLFFIQLVPPSLPVLSISLEMIGKFGMATGTALMFVYTGELYPTVMRNTAVGACTMVSRVGSAIAPYFIHLGAYHKYLPYILLGSLTLLSAASTVFLPESFGRPLPETIAQMHKRERLKCTCLNGEQRNPPKEQVNSPVTLLESQL, from the exons ATGAGGGATTATGACCAGGACACAGCCTTCCTGGGGCAATGGGGCTCCTTTCAGCGAGTGGTTTTCTTTCTGCTCTGCACTAGCACCATCCCCAACGGCTTCAGCGCCTTCTCGGTCATATTCCTGGGAGACAGCCCACCACACTGGTGCCTGATACCAGAGAGCGCCAACATCAGCGCGGAGTGGAGGAGGGCCAGCATTCCCACGGAGGTGGTGAACGGGGAGATAGAGCACAGCAGGTGCAGGCGGTACAGGCTGGACCTGATCGCTAATTTCTCGGCCCGGAACCTAGTCCCCGGACAGGATGTGAACCTCACTGACGTGCAGCAGGAGGGCTGTGTCGACGGGTGGACGTACAGCAACGGGACCTACCAGTCCACCATCGTCACAGAG TTTGACCTCGTTTGCAGTGATCAATGGAAACAGCCCTTCACCTCCTCTGTCTACTTCCTGGGTGTACTGTGTGGTTCTTTCTTTTCAGGACAGCTGTCAGACAG aataaaactgTGGCTGGGCTGTGAATTGCACTTGGTTGCGTATTGTTCAAACAAATCTCCACCTTGTTTGAAGTCGCAATCTTGTGCTTTGTGTAGATTTGGGAGGAAGCCAGTCCTTTTCATGACGATGGCGGTTCAGACACTCTTCACCTTTGTTCAGGTCTTCTCTCCATCCTGGGAAGTGTTCTCCATACTCTTCTTCATCGTGGGTCTGGGGCAGATCTCCAACTATGTGGCGGCATTCGTACTGG GCACGGAGATCCTGACTGGGTCTGTGCGTGTGCTCTACTCCTCTCTTGGGgtgtgtttgttctttgctTTTGGCTATATGATGTTGCCCTTCATTGCCTTCTTCATCCGGGACTGGAGGACACTCCTGGTTGCCCTGTCTGTGCCTGGTCTTGCCTATATCCCCCTTTGGTG GTTCATCCCAGAGTCCCCTCGATGGCTGCTCACTCAGGGTCGAGTGCAGGAGGCAGAGGCCATACTGAGAGATGCTGCCAGGAGAAACGGGGTCACTCCCCCGGAGTTCGTCTTTACTCCCACAGAG GGTGAAGAGAGAACATGTAAAAGAGGGGAAAGCCACAGCTTCCTTGACCTGCTGAGGAGCCGTAACATCCGCCACACCACAGTCATACTGTTTCTAGTGTG GTGGACTCTAAGCATGGGTTACTTTGGGTTGTCCTTGAACACATCCCATCTCCATGGAAACCCCTACCTCAACTGTTTCATCTCAGCTGCCATTGAAGTCCCAGCCTATGTTGCCAGCTGGCTGGCCCTGCGATATTTACCCAGAAGGCTGTGCTCCTCTGCCAGCATGCTGCTAGGGGGAGGGGTGCTTTTCTTCATTCAGCTCGTACCGCCAA GCCTGCCCGTCCTGTCCATTTCCCTGGAAATGATAGGGAAGTTCGGCATGGCCACCGGTACAGCTTTGATGTTCGTCTACACGGGGGAGCTGTACCCCACAGTAATGAGAAACACGGCCGTGGGGGCCTGCACCATGGTCTCTCGAGTGGGCAGTGCCATCGCTCCCTACTTCATCCACCTGG GTGCATATCACAAGTACCTGCCTTACATTCTGCTGGGAAGTCTCACCCTGCTGTCAGCAGCCAGCACAGTCTTCCTGCCAGAGAGCTTTGGACGGCCCTTACCAGAGACCATTGCCCAGATGCACAAACGAGAGCG GCTGAAGTGCACATGTCTCAATGGTGAACAAAGAAACCCACCTAAAGAACAGGTCAACAGTCCTGTGACCCTTTTGGAAAGCCAGCTGTAG